Below is a genomic region from Prolixibacteraceae bacterium.
AATCTTCGTGGCCTCGTGGTATTAAAGATCTTGTTGTTCTGTAACTGTATGCTGGTACATTGCTATCTTTAGCAATACCTACCAAACGTTTGAAAATATCTGCCTTAATAATAAGATTTGTTAGTCGAGGCATTTTTCCTCCCCATTGACTTAATAGAGGCAGATAAGCAACCATTAGTGTTCGAAGAGATGGGGTATGAGAGTTGTAATAGTGGGTTAGATATTCCGACTTTAATTTGGCAATATCGACTGATGAAGGACACTCCAATTTACAAGCCTTACAGCCTAAACACTCTTCAAGCACTCTTTTTAGATCCGGATTGGTGGTATCCCATTCGTTACTCTCTGTACGAATAACTTTACGCAACAAGTTTGCTCTCCCTCTTGTACTGAATGCTTCATCATTTGTTGCATGATAGGTAGGACACATTCCAGAATAGTTGTGATCTTTTCTGATACAGATCCCTGACCCTGTACATTTATCAATTTCATCATGAAGATGGACTGAATTATTGAAGCGGTAGATGGTGTTCAGCTCAGGAATAGGAGGTTGTAAATCATACTTTAAATGGTCGGTTATCAGATTGTTATTAAGGATGACATTGGGGTTAAATATATTGTTGGGATCAAAAGTATGTTTGATCTGATTAAACCAATCTAAGATCTGATCACTGTACATTAACTTTAAAAATGGAGACCTGAGGCGTCCATCCCCATGCTCTCCTGATAGCGAACCTCTATATTTCTTTACCAGAAGTGCAATCTCTTTAGAGAGAATCTTAAATTTCTCAAGATCCGAAGGGGCTTCTAGGTCAAGCATTGGTCGTAGGTGAAGTTCTCCTGTCGCAATGTGTGCATAATGAACACATTCTAATCCATTTTGATCAAGTATATCATTAAATTCCTTGATGTAGTGTGGCAAAACAGACGGTAACACAGCAGTGTCCTCTATAACAGTGACACTTCTCTTTTTTGATTTTAGGTTAGCTAATACACCTAGTCCATCTTTACGAATTTGCCAAATGGTAGAGATGTCACTGCGGGTATTAAATCGTGAAATAGATGTTGGATTATATTTTGAACGAATAAGTTTATGCAGTGCATCCACTTTTAAATCTAACTGACCTTGGCTCTTTTCTGCAATTTCAACAATAAGAACAGCTTGGGCCTGATCATCAAAATAGATCTTTAGATCATACCTATTCAGCTTCGATACCGCCTTAATGATATGGTGATCCATCAACTCTATGGCGATAGGTTCTATGGTCAATATATCAATGTTTGCATGTAGTGCTTGCTCCAATCCGTCAAAACCAATTGTAATCACTTCGTTGTATGGAGGATAAAGAGGGACGAGGTTTAATCTAAATGATGTTCCTATACCTAAAGTTCCTTCTGATCCAGCAATGACCTTACATAAATTAATCTTTTTTTGACCATCCTTAAGATAAGATATCTGATCCATTGCATAGCCCATATTTCGTCTTTTAAGTTCTGGGGCAGGGAAGTGGTGTTGTATTTCAAAAGCAAAATTTGGTGAATCAACAATCTGGTCTATCTTTTTGTAGATATTTGACTCAATAGATTGATCCCCCTCCGTTTTCGTTTTTACCTGCTCTTGGGTAAGCTCTTCCAAGAGAATGGTCTCACCATTATACAAAAGCCATTCAGCTTTGATTAGATGGTCTCTTACACTTCCCATAATCAAAGAGTGTAATCCACAAGAGTTATTTCCAACCATGCCTCCGATACAACATCGATTGGAGGTCGAGGTTTCTGGCCCAAATTGGAGGTCGTGTTCTTTTAGGACACTATTCAGATAAGATAAATTAACCCCAGGTTCAACATCTACCCATCTCTCCTGAGGGTGGATTTGAATAATCTGGTTCATATATTTTGACATATCTACAATAATACCATGACCAATTGCTTGACCTGCCAATGATGTACCTGCTGTTCGAGCAGTAATTGAGAGGTTATGTTCATTTGCAAAATGGATCGTTTGCACTATGTCATCTCTATTTTTTGGAAAAACTATTGCACTTGGATTCATGTAATACAACGAGGCATCGGTGGCATACATTGTTCTTGTTGTGTCATCAATTAAAAGATCACCATCTATAGATGCATTTAATTTGTTCCAGTGAATCATGTTCTTCTTTGTCATATATTAAAAATTGAAAAGTAGAATTTCTATTTTATTGCCAAAAAGATATATAGACAATGCAGTTATTTATTAACTTTGCAATCTCTAGGTAACAATTGTATTCAATTAATGGAAAATGTTTATTGCAAAAGTATGAAAAATACCACGCATAATGTCAATTTTTATGTTGTAAAACAGACTGTTGTAAAAAAAGTGTTTTTTCATTGATAAAAATAATCAATCTATCGAGTAAATGGGACATTTTTATATAGTTTTGTCCTTACAAAAACGAAAGCATTCAACTTTAATATCTTCGATAAAAGATGGAACTATTAAACCAAATTAAGGAGAACGCTAAGAAAGCGAATAAGAAAATTGTTCTTCCTGAAGGTGCTGAAGAGCGCACAATAAAAGCAACAGAAATTTTGTTGAAAGAGGGTATTGCCCAAATCATTTTGCTAGGTAATGCAGAAGAGATTAAGGCCAATGCGGATAAATTAGGTGTTTGTATTGATGGTGCAACGATCGTAGATCCTACAACGGATGATCGTAGAGATGCATATGCAGACATTATGGTTGAAATTCGCAAGAAAAAAGGTCTCTCTAAAGAGAAAGCATTGGGTATGTTGAATGATCCTCTTTGTTTTGGCCCGATCATGATTAAAGCAGGTGATGCTGATGGTGAGGTTGCAGGTGCAATTAACTCAACAGGAGACGTACTTCGTCCAGCTTTCCAATTTGTCAAGACACTTCCTGGAATGAGTTGTGTTTCTGGAGCATTCTTGATGTTCTTAAAGGACAAGTCATTTGGACACGAAGGAGTAATGGTCTTTTCTGATTGTGCTGTGATGCCTGAAACAAATGATAAGCAGTTGGCAGAGATCGCAGTGGCTACAGCTAAGACAGCGAAGGCTATTGTTGGTATGGATCCTAAAGTTGCGATGCTTAGCTTCTCGACAAAAGGTAGTGCAAGCCATGATGTGGTAGATAAAGTAGCTAATGCAACGAAACTTGCACAAGAGATGGCTCCTGAATTTAAGATCGATGGTGAGTTACAACTTGATGCTGCTATTGTTAAAGAAGTTGCTACGCTTAAGGCTCCTGAGAGTCCTGTAG
It encodes:
- a CDS encoding FAD-binding protein; protein product: MTKKNMIHWNKLNASIDGDLLIDDTTRTMYATDASLYYMNPSAIVFPKNRDDIVQTIHFANEHNLSITARTAGTSLAGQAIGHGIIVDMSKYMNQIIQIHPQERWVDVEPGVNLSYLNSVLKEHDLQFGPETSTSNRCCIGGMVGNNSCGLHSLIMGSVRDHLIKAEWLLYNGETILLEELTQEQVKTKTEGDQSIESNIYKKIDQIVDSPNFAFEIQHHFPAPELKRRNMGYAMDQISYLKDGQKKINLCKVIAGSEGTLGIGTSFRLNLVPLYPPYNEVITIGFDGLEQALHANIDILTIEPIAIELMDHHIIKAVSKLNRYDLKIYFDDQAQAVLIVEIAEKSQGQLDLKVDALHKLIRSKYNPTSISRFNTRSDISTIWQIRKDGLGVLANLKSKKRSVTVIEDTAVLPSVLPHYIKEFNDILDQNGLECVHYAHIATGELHLRPMLDLEAPSDLEKFKILSKEIALLVKKYRGSLSGEHGDGRLRSPFLKLMYSDQILDWFNQIKHTFDPNNIFNPNVILNNNLITDHLKYDLQPPIPELNTIYRFNNSVHLHDEIDKCTGSGICIRKDHNYSGMCPTYHATNDEAFSTRGRANLLRKVIRTESNEWDTTNPDLKRVLEECLGCKACKLECPSSVDIAKLKSEYLTHYYNSHTPSLRTLMVAYLPLLSQWGGKMPRLTNLIIKADIFKRLVGIAKDSNVPAYSYRTTRSLIPRGHEDSYDVYLYIDEFTNYFDSAIGYKTFLLLQHLDIKVYPLFLKQSGRTYISKGLLNQAKRVANTNAKMICNLPSTDIPILGIEPSCIAAMVDEYMDLVDQPCDYQKQTQRLMLVDKFILEQLKNNPALKQKIRSKHEHIFYHGHCHQKASFGINDTIKMLQVATHAEVSTSNSGCCGMAGSFGYEKEHYQLAVDVGEKALFPAIRSQQKNTVFVASGTSCRHHICKQTSKVVLHPLEYLYSALIL
- the pta gene encoding phosphate acetyltransferase, producing the protein MELLNQIKENAKKANKKIVLPEGAEERTIKATEILLKEGIAQIILLGNAEEIKANADKLGVCIDGATIVDPTTDDRRDAYADIMVEIRKKKGLSKEKALGMLNDPLCFGPIMIKAGDADGEVAGAINSTGDVLRPAFQFVKTLPGMSCVSGAFLMFLKDKSFGHEGVMVFSDCAVMPETNDKQLAEIAVATAKTAKAIVGMDPKVAMLSFSTKGSASHDVVDKVANATKLAQEMAPEFKIDGELQLDAAIVKEVATLKAPESPVAGQANILIFPSLEAGNIGYKLVQRLAGAEAVGPILQGMAAPINDLSRGCSVSDIVNLVAITANQAAGE